Proteins from a genomic interval of Rosa chinensis cultivar Old Blush chromosome 2, RchiOBHm-V2, whole genome shotgun sequence:
- the LOC112186493 gene encoding GDSL esterase/lipase 1 yields the protein MATSSRFQVYVLAFCATLLIQSGCYGHSVHQRKHTALFIFGDSTFDVGNNNYINTSTYFQANFFPYGETFFSHPTGRFSDGRLIPDIIAEYANLPMIPPYLQPGFDNYTNGVNFASSGAGVLAETHQGFVLDLKTQLGYFKNVEKQLRHRLGEAEAHTLLSEAVYLIAIGSGDYSFPFIANSSLFESHTHEEYVGMVIGNLTNVIKEIYEKGGRRFGIKGIGNLGCIPGLRIVKPGNTSTCNEEVNALSKLHNRVLAKALLELKGQLQDFIYSNPNLYPYADDVVHNPSKYGFKEAEMACCGSGPLRRISSCGGKRGVTEYQLCDNVTDYVYFDSGHPTERYNQKLSKLWWSHTPDVTGRYINLKELFEV from the exons ATGGCAACTTCTTCTAGATTTCAGGTATATGTCCTGGCTTTTTGTGCAACCCTTCTTATTCAAAGTGGCTGTTATGGCCATTCTGTGCATCAGAGAAAACATACAGCCTTGTTCATCTTCGGGGATTCAACATTTGATGTTGGAAATAATAACTACATAAACACTTCCACTTACTTTCAAGCAAATTTCTTCCCATATGGGGAAACCTTCTTCAGCCACCCGACTGGTAGGTTCTCCGATGGTCGTCTAATCCCAGATATCATTG CTGAATATGCAAACTTGCCAATGATTCCACCATACTTACAGCCGGGTTTCGACAACTATACTAATGGGGTGAACTTTGCATCTTCTGGGGCTGGTGTTCTAGCTGAAACTCATCAAGGATTT GTGTTGGACCTTAAAACTCAACTGGGTTATTTCAAAAATGTGGAGAAGCAGTTGAGGCACAGACTAGGTGAAGCAGAAGCTCACACATTGTTGTCCGAAGCTGTTTACTTGATTGCCATCGGAAGCGGTGATTACTCTTTCCCATTCATAGCGAATTCAAGTTTGTTCGAGTCTCACACACATGAAGAATATGTTGGCATGGTGATAGGAAACCTTACAAATGTGATCAAA GAAATATACgagaaaggaggaagaagatttGGGATTAAAGGCATTGGGAATTTGGGTTGTATACCGGGCTTGAGAATAGTTAAACCAGGAAACACAAGCACCTGTAATGAAGAAGTAAATGCACTTTCAAAACTCCACAATAGAGTACTTGCTAAAGCCCTCCTGGAGCTGAAAGGACAGCTTCAAGACTTCATATACTCGAATCCAAATTTATACCCTTACGCAGATGACGTAGTTCATAATCCATCAAAATATG GTTTCAAGGAAGCAGAGATGGCATGCTGTGGCTCTGGTCCATTAAGAAGAATTAGTAGCTGCGGAGGGAAGCGAGGTGTGACTGAGTATCAGTTATGTGACAATGTTACTGACTATGTCTACTTTGATTCCGGCCATCCCACAGAAAGGTATAACCAGAAACTTTCGAAGTTATGGTGGAGCCATACTCCTGATGTCACAGGACGTTACATCAATTTGAAAGAGCTATTTGAAGTATAG